The following proteins are encoded in a genomic region of Alosa alosa isolate M-15738 ecotype Scorff River chromosome 10, AALO_Geno_1.1, whole genome shotgun sequence:
- the LOC125301546 gene encoding RING finger protein 223-like produces MSVRQVPIMPTSTVWHTQGTLGPSGYSESAESPADNQPECSICFSRYDNVFKTPKLLDCTHTFCLECLARTMAVSDDFNKPVKKPGEPGTRISCPLCRHPTAVPRSGPPALLTSTEVLQCLPPHLQQEEHVSMMGRRLCYLSPQQPTRICIDIGASKPETAGEARQDGAQRAGRRCPPSCTDWRRLLMLVIFTLLLIAVVVWPLHCIVTKHSLSDCLTCTMPPTQTPMTSTLSKSQ; encoded by the coding sequence ATGTCTGTAAGGCAAGTACCCATCATGCCCACCAGTACAGTTTGGCACACGCAGGGGACACTAGGTCCCTCTGGTTACAGTGAGTCAGCAGAGAGCCCTGCCGACAACCAACCTGAGTGCTCCATCTGCTTCAGTAGATACGACAATGTCTTCAAGACTCCCAAGCTCCTGGACTGCACTCACACTTTCTGCCTTGAGTGCCTCGCACGCACCATGGCCGTGTCAGACGACTTTAATAAACCGGTAAAGAAGCCAGGGGAACCCGGCACCAGAATCTCCTGCCCCCTGTGTCGCCACCCCACCGCGGTGCCCAGGAGTGGTCCCCCAGCTCTGCTGACCAGCACGGAGGTTCTGCAATGCCTGCCGCCACACCTTCAGCAGGAGGAGCATGTGAGTATGATGGGCCGGAGGCTGTGCTACCTGAGTCCGCAGCAGCCCACCCGTATTTGCATCGATATCGGCGCCAGCAAGCCGGAGACGGCGGGGGAGGCCAGGCAAGATGGTGCGCAGCGGGCTGGACGGAGGTGTCCGCCTAGCTGCACCGACTGGAGGAGGCTGCTGATGCTGGTCATTTTCACACTGTTGCTCATCGCCGTGGTGGTATGGCCACTTCACTGCATTGTTaccaaacactctctctctgactgcttAACCTGCACCATGCCACCTACGCAAACACCGATGACCTCTACGCTCAGCAAGTCACAGTGA
- the LOC125301545 gene encoding uncharacterized protein LOC125301545 isoform X3 yields MNFPAMDDLDHSVHIAERDWNSFYEESEECNLVQAELAGIDDSGLSDNDEPANPPLEVFTTKCAEDACLGCSTASPLNHEEEEGAATAINQSQHDILTSEQESSVSLEEETQTQVSHPVPVPSEVPKEETQTQVSHPVPVPTEVPKEVDGVDQEDVDVWTCSPDVTQTSETQSEAEKHGGEADCPAETDPTAERKEKERWFVTVNDSPVQLRCRPGAACQKKKRKKKTSRRTARSVAGWEPYLSQSETEAETERCEESKSDLTEMTEKCRSTVSQLPERLVSSENIHIMPQDQALDLKTFDLPDQQTLCKKQENDCRSANLSVDHLNQNKQFTTQSPLLFSASENPPSIQISKLSSEKQNNPLPQTHKRIADNSSPKCPVIRLNETTSADSSKTEENPLGNPCANPLDPPHTTDLLPKRLATFNTDGGEAPSPLPEDSETKAWVSEESLTEALNPARPVFAISSFWDEMEKLTINDILHLRCGDDQSPSTDAYHLHESISLPSTYNSSPLDPTDTCEQDMDALDNADSDYFTHLDDSKPDRSSCEFSTFSDFDEDLLQMINTSCSASPEPQENLREQAQTLTFSDLPYSQAALAEEEMELARRPEPESEFPQLYFDTGIPLLLCSDAESSSQTISPAGSEYSMSALESEIVREACFTNVLQDEGGNQMLFFPYEETQDPSLLLAECDIMMATQSPLSTSSFLEDSHVISFTEMTCKDASIFNRPSSDDSLQTYSEKLSVPEAYDYFFSDFDERNLFFPLKHGLKGGEAQTVPIFSCSRSLVRDLTFPEVEQFIESEEEDNWAPIRVISRFSVQQGSGSSSSAAAGVYLYSGRSWKSMLSLRRTRLARMRSSWCQRAKAWMSPGMFFRALRRSTSVADVTRGTCSSLQVFHLGDPILRKLALEQIRLPDQPNAFKKKRFLFSMRQSDMCLVCIAFASWVLKSTNLQSRDTWKAALLANVSAISAIQYLRRYKRYKTAEDEP; encoded by the exons ATGAATTTCCCAGCCATGGATGACTTGGACCACAGTGTTCACATTGCTGAGCGTGACTGGAATAGCTTCTACGAGGAGAGCGAGGAGTGTAACCTTGTCCAGGCAGAGCTAGCTGGAATAGATGACTCCGGCCTCAGTGACAATGATGAGCCTGCAAATCCACCCCTGGAGGTGTTCACCACAAAGTGTGCAGAGGATGCGTGCCTGGGTTGCAGCACTGCATCACCACTAAaccacgaggaggaggaaggagcagCAACCGCAATAAATCAATCCCAACACGACATACTGACCTCCGAACAAGAGTCTAGCGTCAGCCTtgaagaggagacacagacacaagtcTCTCATCCTGTCCCTGTGCCTTCAGAG GTCCctaaagaggagacacagacacaagtcTCCCATCCTGTCCCTGTGCCTACAGAGGTCCCTAAAGAGGTAGATGGTGTGGATCAAGAGGATGTGGACGTGTGGACGTGTAGTCCAGACGTGACCCAAACATCAGAAACACAGAGCGAAGCGGAGAAGCATGGTGGTGAAGCGGACTGTCCGGCCGAAACGGACCCCACGGctgagaggaaggagaaagagcGCTGGTTTGTGACCGTGAACGACAGTCCAGTGCAACTCCGGTGCCGTCCTGGCGCCGcgtgtcaaaaaaaaaaaagaaaaaaaaaaacttctagGAGGACAGCCCGCAGCGTTGCCGGGTGGGAGCCATACTTATCGCAGTCTGAGACAGAAGCCGAGACAGAGAGATGTGAAGAGAGTAAATCAGACCTAACAGAGATGACTGAGAAGTGTCGTTCCACAGTTTCACAGCTCCCAGAAAGACTTGTGTCATCAGAAAACATTCACATTATGCCACAGGATCAAGCTCTTGATCTAAAAACATTTGATTTACCTGATCAGCAAACATTGTgcaaaaaacaagaaaatgacTGCAGGTCAGCCAACCTAAGTGTTGACCATTTAAACCAGAACAAACAGTTCACTACCCAATcacctcttcttttctctgccTCTGAAAATCCCCCCTCTATCCAAATTTCCAAATTATcttcagaaaaacaaaacaaccctCTACCCCAAACACATAAGCGCATAGCAGATAATAGTAGCCCCAAATGTCCTGTAATTAGGTTGAATGAAACCACATCAGCTGACTCAAGCAAAACAGAAGAGAATCCACTAGGGAATCCATGTGCCAACCCTTTAGATCCTCCTCACACTACTGACCTGCTCCCTAAGCGCTTAGCAACCTTCAACACTGACGGAGGCGAAGCCCCTTCTCCACTGCCAGAGGATTCTGAAACCAAAGCCTGGGTCAGCGAGGAGTCACTCACTGAGGCACTTAATCCTGCTCGCCCAGTCTTTGCTATTTCCTCATTCTGGGATGAGATGGAAAAGCTGACAATCAACGACATACTCCATCTGCGATGTGGGGATGACCAATCTCCATCAACAGATGCTTACCATTTGCATGAAAGTATAAGTCTCCCCAGTACATACAACAGTAGCCCTCTTGACCCTACGGATACCTGTGAACAGGACATGGATGCTTTAGACAATGCCGATTCCGACTATTTCACGCACCTGGATGACTCCAAACCAGACCGCTCGAGCTGCGAGTTCTCCACTTTCTCTGATTTTGACGAGGACCTCCTGCAAATGATCAACACCAGCTGCAGCGCCAGCCCTGAACCACAGGAGAACCTGAGGGAGCAAGCTCAAACCCTGACGTTCTCCGACTTGCCATACTCACAAGCAGCCCTGGCTGAAGAAGAAATGGAGCTCGCTAGGCGGCCCGAGCCCGAGTCTGAGTTCCCACAACTCTACTTTGATACGGGCATCCCGCTGCTTCTATGTTCAGACGCAGAATCAAGTTCACAGACCATAAGTCCTGCTGGAAGTGAGTACAGCATGTCTGCTCTGGAGTCAGAGATTGTGAGGGAGGCTTGTTTTACGAATGTCCTGCAAGACGAAGGGGGAAACCAAATGCTATTTTTCCCCTATGAGGAGACCCAGGATCCTTCCTTGCTCTTGGCAGAATGTGACATTATGATGGCAACGCAATCACCTCTATCCACTTCCAGTTTTCTGGAGGATTCCCACGTGATCTCCTTCACTGAGATGACTTGTAAAGATGCTAGTATATTCAACAGACCCAGTTCGGACGACTCCCTTCAAACGTACTCAGAAAAGTTGTCAGTGCCAGAAGCTTATGACTATTTTTTCTCAGACTTTGACGAGAGGAACCTTTTCTTCCCACTAAAGCATGGGCTAAAGGGAGGGGAAGCCCAAACGGTCCCCATTTTCTCCTGCTCACGCTCTCTGGTCAGAGACTTAACATTTCCGGAGGTGGAACAATTCATCGAATCAGAGGAGGAGGATAACTGGGCCCCGATACGGGTGATATCTCGCTTTAGCGTCCAGCAGGGCTCAGGAAGCTCTTCCTCGGCGGCTGCAGGCGTCTACCTCTACAGTGGACGGAGCTGGAAGAGCATGCTATCTCTGAGGAGGACCAGGCTTGCTAGGATGAGGAGCAGCTGGTGCCAGAGGGCCAAAGCCTGGATGTCTCCAGGGATGTTCTTCAGGGCGCTTCGGCGCTCCACCTCCGTAGCTGATGTGACCCGAGGCACCTGCTCCTCTCTTCAGGTGTTCCATCTTGGTGATCCCATCCTCAGGAAGCTAGCACTGGAGCAGATACGACTCCCAGACCAGCCTAATGCATTCA aaAAGAAACGTTTCCTTTTCTCTATGAGGCAATCGGACATGTGTTTAGTTTGCATTGCCTTTGCATCTTGGGTGCTGAAGTCTACAAATCTACAAAGCAGAGATACCTGGAAGGCAG CTCTTCTGGCAAATGTGAGTGCAATATCAGCCATCCAGTACTTGAGGCGTTATAAGCGTTATAAGACTGCTGAAGATGAGCCGTGA
- the LOC125301545 gene encoding uncharacterized protein LOC125301545 isoform X1: MNFPAMDDLDHSVHIAERDWNSFYEESEECNLVQAELAGIDDSGLSDNDEPANPPLEVFTTKCAEDACLGCSTASPLNHEEEEGAATAINQSQHDILTSEQESSVSLEEETQTQVSHPVPVPSEVPKEETQTQVSHPVPVPSEVPKEETQTQVSHPVPVPSEVPKEETQTQVSHPVPVPTEVPKEVDGVDQEDVDVWTCSPDVTQTSETQSEAEKHGGEADCPAETDPTAERKEKERWFVTVNDSPVQLRCRPGAACQKKKRKKKTSRRTARSVAGWEPYLSQSETEAETERCEESKSDLTEMTEKCRSTVSQLPERLVSSENIHIMPQDQALDLKTFDLPDQQTLCKKQENDCRSANLSVDHLNQNKQFTTQSPLLFSASENPPSIQISKLSSEKQNNPLPQTHKRIADNSSPKCPVIRLNETTSADSSKTEENPLGNPCANPLDPPHTTDLLPKRLATFNTDGGEAPSPLPEDSETKAWVSEESLTEALNPARPVFAISSFWDEMEKLTINDILHLRCGDDQSPSTDAYHLHESISLPSTYNSSPLDPTDTCEQDMDALDNADSDYFTHLDDSKPDRSSCEFSTFSDFDEDLLQMINTSCSASPEPQENLREQAQTLTFSDLPYSQAALAEEEMELARRPEPESEFPQLYFDTGIPLLLCSDAESSSQTISPAGSEYSMSALESEIVREACFTNVLQDEGGNQMLFFPYEETQDPSLLLAECDIMMATQSPLSTSSFLEDSHVISFTEMTCKDASIFNRPSSDDSLQTYSEKLSVPEAYDYFFSDFDERNLFFPLKHGLKGGEAQTVPIFSCSRSLVRDLTFPEVEQFIESEEEDNWAPIRVISRFSVQQGSGSSSSAAAGVYLYSGRSWKSMLSLRRTRLARMRSSWCQRAKAWMSPGMFFRALRRSTSVADVTRGTCSSLQVFHLGDPILRKLALEQIRLPDQPNAFKKKRFLFSMRQSDMCLVCIAFASWVLKSTNLQSRDTWKAALLANVSAISAIQYLRRYKRYKTAEDEP, encoded by the exons ATGAATTTCCCAGCCATGGATGACTTGGACCACAGTGTTCACATTGCTGAGCGTGACTGGAATAGCTTCTACGAGGAGAGCGAGGAGTGTAACCTTGTCCAGGCAGAGCTAGCTGGAATAGATGACTCCGGCCTCAGTGACAATGATGAGCCTGCAAATCCACCCCTGGAGGTGTTCACCACAAAGTGTGCAGAGGATGCGTGCCTGGGTTGCAGCACTGCATCACCACTAAaccacgaggaggaggaaggagcagCAACCGCAATAAATCAATCCCAACACGACATACTGACCTCCGAACAAGAGTCTAGCGTCAGCCTtgaagaggagacacagacacaagtcTCTCATCCTGTCCCTGTGCCTTCAGAGGTCCctaaagaggagacacagacacaagtcTCCCATCCTGTCCCTGTGCCTTCAGAGGTCCctaaagaggagacacagacacaagtcTCCCATCCTGTCCCTGTGCCTTCAGAGGTCCctaaagaggagacacagacacaagtcTCCCATCCTGTCCCTGTGCCTACAGAGGTCCCTAAAGAGGTAGATGGTGTGGATCAAGAGGATGTGGACGTGTGGACGTGTAGTCCAGACGTGACCCAAACATCAGAAACACAGAGCGAAGCGGAGAAGCATGGTGGTGAAGCGGACTGTCCGGCCGAAACGGACCCCACGGctgagaggaaggagaaagagcGCTGGTTTGTGACCGTGAACGACAGTCCAGTGCAACTCCGGTGCCGTCCTGGCGCCGcgtgtcaaaaaaaaaaaagaaaaaaaaaaacttctagGAGGACAGCCCGCAGCGTTGCCGGGTGGGAGCCATACTTATCGCAGTCTGAGACAGAAGCCGAGACAGAGAGATGTGAAGAGAGTAAATCAGACCTAACAGAGATGACTGAGAAGTGTCGTTCCACAGTTTCACAGCTCCCAGAAAGACTTGTGTCATCAGAAAACATTCACATTATGCCACAGGATCAAGCTCTTGATCTAAAAACATTTGATTTACCTGATCAGCAAACATTGTgcaaaaaacaagaaaatgacTGCAGGTCAGCCAACCTAAGTGTTGACCATTTAAACCAGAACAAACAGTTCACTACCCAATcacctcttcttttctctgccTCTGAAAATCCCCCCTCTATCCAAATTTCCAAATTATcttcagaaaaacaaaacaaccctCTACCCCAAACACATAAGCGCATAGCAGATAATAGTAGCCCCAAATGTCCTGTAATTAGGTTGAATGAAACCACATCAGCTGACTCAAGCAAAACAGAAGAGAATCCACTAGGGAATCCATGTGCCAACCCTTTAGATCCTCCTCACACTACTGACCTGCTCCCTAAGCGCTTAGCAACCTTCAACACTGACGGAGGCGAAGCCCCTTCTCCACTGCCAGAGGATTCTGAAACCAAAGCCTGGGTCAGCGAGGAGTCACTCACTGAGGCACTTAATCCTGCTCGCCCAGTCTTTGCTATTTCCTCATTCTGGGATGAGATGGAAAAGCTGACAATCAACGACATACTCCATCTGCGATGTGGGGATGACCAATCTCCATCAACAGATGCTTACCATTTGCATGAAAGTATAAGTCTCCCCAGTACATACAACAGTAGCCCTCTTGACCCTACGGATACCTGTGAACAGGACATGGATGCTTTAGACAATGCCGATTCCGACTATTTCACGCACCTGGATGACTCCAAACCAGACCGCTCGAGCTGCGAGTTCTCCACTTTCTCTGATTTTGACGAGGACCTCCTGCAAATGATCAACACCAGCTGCAGCGCCAGCCCTGAACCACAGGAGAACCTGAGGGAGCAAGCTCAAACCCTGACGTTCTCCGACTTGCCATACTCACAAGCAGCCCTGGCTGAAGAAGAAATGGAGCTCGCTAGGCGGCCCGAGCCCGAGTCTGAGTTCCCACAACTCTACTTTGATACGGGCATCCCGCTGCTTCTATGTTCAGACGCAGAATCAAGTTCACAGACCATAAGTCCTGCTGGAAGTGAGTACAGCATGTCTGCTCTGGAGTCAGAGATTGTGAGGGAGGCTTGTTTTACGAATGTCCTGCAAGACGAAGGGGGAAACCAAATGCTATTTTTCCCCTATGAGGAGACCCAGGATCCTTCCTTGCTCTTGGCAGAATGTGACATTATGATGGCAACGCAATCACCTCTATCCACTTCCAGTTTTCTGGAGGATTCCCACGTGATCTCCTTCACTGAGATGACTTGTAAAGATGCTAGTATATTCAACAGACCCAGTTCGGACGACTCCCTTCAAACGTACTCAGAAAAGTTGTCAGTGCCAGAAGCTTATGACTATTTTTTCTCAGACTTTGACGAGAGGAACCTTTTCTTCCCACTAAAGCATGGGCTAAAGGGAGGGGAAGCCCAAACGGTCCCCATTTTCTCCTGCTCACGCTCTCTGGTCAGAGACTTAACATTTCCGGAGGTGGAACAATTCATCGAATCAGAGGAGGAGGATAACTGGGCCCCGATACGGGTGATATCTCGCTTTAGCGTCCAGCAGGGCTCAGGAAGCTCTTCCTCGGCGGCTGCAGGCGTCTACCTCTACAGTGGACGGAGCTGGAAGAGCATGCTATCTCTGAGGAGGACCAGGCTTGCTAGGATGAGGAGCAGCTGGTGCCAGAGGGCCAAAGCCTGGATGTCTCCAGGGATGTTCTTCAGGGCGCTTCGGCGCTCCACCTCCGTAGCTGATGTGACCCGAGGCACCTGCTCCTCTCTTCAGGTGTTCCATCTTGGTGATCCCATCCTCAGGAAGCTAGCACTGGAGCAGATACGACTCCCAGACCAGCCTAATGCATTCA aaAAGAAACGTTTCCTTTTCTCTATGAGGCAATCGGACATGTGTTTAGTTTGCATTGCCTTTGCATCTTGGGTGCTGAAGTCTACAAATCTACAAAGCAGAGATACCTGGAAGGCAG CTCTTCTGGCAAATGTGAGTGCAATATCAGCCATCCAGTACTTGAGGCGTTATAAGCGTTATAAGACTGCTGAAGATGAGCCGTGA
- the LOC125301545 gene encoding uncharacterized protein LOC125301545 isoform X2: protein MNFPAMDDLDHSVHIAERDWNSFYEESEECNLVQAELAGIDDSGLSDNDEPANPPLEVFTTKCAEDACLGCSTASPLNHEEEEGAATAINQSQHDILTSEQESSVSLEEETQTQVSHPVPVPSEVPKEETQTQVSHPVPVPSEVPKEETQTQVSHPVPVPTEVPKEVDGVDQEDVDVWTCSPDVTQTSETQSEAEKHGGEADCPAETDPTAERKEKERWFVTVNDSPVQLRCRPGAACQKKKRKKKTSRRTARSVAGWEPYLSQSETEAETERCEESKSDLTEMTEKCRSTVSQLPERLVSSENIHIMPQDQALDLKTFDLPDQQTLCKKQENDCRSANLSVDHLNQNKQFTTQSPLLFSASENPPSIQISKLSSEKQNNPLPQTHKRIADNSSPKCPVIRLNETTSADSSKTEENPLGNPCANPLDPPHTTDLLPKRLATFNTDGGEAPSPLPEDSETKAWVSEESLTEALNPARPVFAISSFWDEMEKLTINDILHLRCGDDQSPSTDAYHLHESISLPSTYNSSPLDPTDTCEQDMDALDNADSDYFTHLDDSKPDRSSCEFSTFSDFDEDLLQMINTSCSASPEPQENLREQAQTLTFSDLPYSQAALAEEEMELARRPEPESEFPQLYFDTGIPLLLCSDAESSSQTISPAGSEYSMSALESEIVREACFTNVLQDEGGNQMLFFPYEETQDPSLLLAECDIMMATQSPLSTSSFLEDSHVISFTEMTCKDASIFNRPSSDDSLQTYSEKLSVPEAYDYFFSDFDERNLFFPLKHGLKGGEAQTVPIFSCSRSLVRDLTFPEVEQFIESEEEDNWAPIRVISRFSVQQGSGSSSSAAAGVYLYSGRSWKSMLSLRRTRLARMRSSWCQRAKAWMSPGMFFRALRRSTSVADVTRGTCSSLQVFHLGDPILRKLALEQIRLPDQPNAFKKKRFLFSMRQSDMCLVCIAFASWVLKSTNLQSRDTWKAALLANVSAISAIQYLRRYKRYKTAEDEP, encoded by the exons ATGAATTTCCCAGCCATGGATGACTTGGACCACAGTGTTCACATTGCTGAGCGTGACTGGAATAGCTTCTACGAGGAGAGCGAGGAGTGTAACCTTGTCCAGGCAGAGCTAGCTGGAATAGATGACTCCGGCCTCAGTGACAATGATGAGCCTGCAAATCCACCCCTGGAGGTGTTCACCACAAAGTGTGCAGAGGATGCGTGCCTGGGTTGCAGCACTGCATCACCACTAAaccacgaggaggaggaaggagcagCAACCGCAATAAATCAATCCCAACACGACATACTGACCTCCGAACAAGAGTCTAGCGTCAGCCTtgaagaggagacacagacacaagtcTCTCATCCTGTCCCTGTGCCTTCAGAGGTCCctaaagag gagacacagacacaagtcTCCCATCCTGTCCCTGTGCCTTCAGAGGTCCctaaagaggagacacagacacaagtcTCCCATCCTGTCCCTGTGCCTACAGAGGTCCCTAAAGAGGTAGATGGTGTGGATCAAGAGGATGTGGACGTGTGGACGTGTAGTCCAGACGTGACCCAAACATCAGAAACACAGAGCGAAGCGGAGAAGCATGGTGGTGAAGCGGACTGTCCGGCCGAAACGGACCCCACGGctgagaggaaggagaaagagcGCTGGTTTGTGACCGTGAACGACAGTCCAGTGCAACTCCGGTGCCGTCCTGGCGCCGcgtgtcaaaaaaaaaaaagaaaaaaaaaaacttctagGAGGACAGCCCGCAGCGTTGCCGGGTGGGAGCCATACTTATCGCAGTCTGAGACAGAAGCCGAGACAGAGAGATGTGAAGAGAGTAAATCAGACCTAACAGAGATGACTGAGAAGTGTCGTTCCACAGTTTCACAGCTCCCAGAAAGACTTGTGTCATCAGAAAACATTCACATTATGCCACAGGATCAAGCTCTTGATCTAAAAACATTTGATTTACCTGATCAGCAAACATTGTgcaaaaaacaagaaaatgacTGCAGGTCAGCCAACCTAAGTGTTGACCATTTAAACCAGAACAAACAGTTCACTACCCAATcacctcttcttttctctgccTCTGAAAATCCCCCCTCTATCCAAATTTCCAAATTATcttcagaaaaacaaaacaaccctCTACCCCAAACACATAAGCGCATAGCAGATAATAGTAGCCCCAAATGTCCTGTAATTAGGTTGAATGAAACCACATCAGCTGACTCAAGCAAAACAGAAGAGAATCCACTAGGGAATCCATGTGCCAACCCTTTAGATCCTCCTCACACTACTGACCTGCTCCCTAAGCGCTTAGCAACCTTCAACACTGACGGAGGCGAAGCCCCTTCTCCACTGCCAGAGGATTCTGAAACCAAAGCCTGGGTCAGCGAGGAGTCACTCACTGAGGCACTTAATCCTGCTCGCCCAGTCTTTGCTATTTCCTCATTCTGGGATGAGATGGAAAAGCTGACAATCAACGACATACTCCATCTGCGATGTGGGGATGACCAATCTCCATCAACAGATGCTTACCATTTGCATGAAAGTATAAGTCTCCCCAGTACATACAACAGTAGCCCTCTTGACCCTACGGATACCTGTGAACAGGACATGGATGCTTTAGACAATGCCGATTCCGACTATTTCACGCACCTGGATGACTCCAAACCAGACCGCTCGAGCTGCGAGTTCTCCACTTTCTCTGATTTTGACGAGGACCTCCTGCAAATGATCAACACCAGCTGCAGCGCCAGCCCTGAACCACAGGAGAACCTGAGGGAGCAAGCTCAAACCCTGACGTTCTCCGACTTGCCATACTCACAAGCAGCCCTGGCTGAAGAAGAAATGGAGCTCGCTAGGCGGCCCGAGCCCGAGTCTGAGTTCCCACAACTCTACTTTGATACGGGCATCCCGCTGCTTCTATGTTCAGACGCAGAATCAAGTTCACAGACCATAAGTCCTGCTGGAAGTGAGTACAGCATGTCTGCTCTGGAGTCAGAGATTGTGAGGGAGGCTTGTTTTACGAATGTCCTGCAAGACGAAGGGGGAAACCAAATGCTATTTTTCCCCTATGAGGAGACCCAGGATCCTTCCTTGCTCTTGGCAGAATGTGACATTATGATGGCAACGCAATCACCTCTATCCACTTCCAGTTTTCTGGAGGATTCCCACGTGATCTCCTTCACTGAGATGACTTGTAAAGATGCTAGTATATTCAACAGACCCAGTTCGGACGACTCCCTTCAAACGTACTCAGAAAAGTTGTCAGTGCCAGAAGCTTATGACTATTTTTTCTCAGACTTTGACGAGAGGAACCTTTTCTTCCCACTAAAGCATGGGCTAAAGGGAGGGGAAGCCCAAACGGTCCCCATTTTCTCCTGCTCACGCTCTCTGGTCAGAGACTTAACATTTCCGGAGGTGGAACAATTCATCGAATCAGAGGAGGAGGATAACTGGGCCCCGATACGGGTGATATCTCGCTTTAGCGTCCAGCAGGGCTCAGGAAGCTCTTCCTCGGCGGCTGCAGGCGTCTACCTCTACAGTGGACGGAGCTGGAAGAGCATGCTATCTCTGAGGAGGACCAGGCTTGCTAGGATGAGGAGCAGCTGGTGCCAGAGGGCCAAAGCCTGGATGTCTCCAGGGATGTTCTTCAGGGCGCTTCGGCGCTCCACCTCCGTAGCTGATGTGACCCGAGGCACCTGCTCCTCTCTTCAGGTGTTCCATCTTGGTGATCCCATCCTCAGGAAGCTAGCACTGGAGCAGATACGACTCCCAGACCAGCCTAATGCATTCA aaAAGAAACGTTTCCTTTTCTCTATGAGGCAATCGGACATGTGTTTAGTTTGCATTGCCTTTGCATCTTGGGTGCTGAAGTCTACAAATCTACAAAGCAGAGATACCTGGAAGGCAG CTCTTCTGGCAAATGTGAGTGCAATATCAGCCATCCAGTACTTGAGGCGTTATAAGCGTTATAAGACTGCTGAAGATGAGCCGTGA